Below is a genomic region from Persicimonas caeni.
GCGAATGCCGCCCTTGGCGCCGCCAAACGGCACCTCGAGCAGCGCGCACTTGTAGCTCATGACCGAGGCGAGCGCCTTGACCTCTTCGAGGGTGACGTCGTGGTGGTAGCGAATGCCGCCCTTGTACGGTCCCAGAATATTGTTGTGCTGGATGCGGTAGCCAGTGAACAGCTTGAACCGCCCATCGTCCATGCGCACCGGGAAGTTGACGATGACCTCGTTCTTCGGCTCACTCAAAATGAGTCGCACGTGGTCGGCGATGGGCACATGCGGCACCGCACGGGCAACCTGCGCCTGGTGGGTCCGGTAGAACTGCGCTCCACCCGGATCTTCGGTGTCGGCCAAGACGACCTCACTACCTTCGGTTAAATCACTGACGGATTTGGCGGCGCTTGCTTCGGTGACTGCTTCTTCGCTGGACATGCTACAAGTTCCTCGCCACAAAGGGCTTCGCTACAGATGGGGGTTAAGATTTTCAAGTTTTCCTTAACAACGCCCTTCGGGCCCGTCAAGAACTCGAAATCCCCGTTCGAAAACCACCCCATCTCGGGGGGTTAGACGGTTAAAGTTATCAGAACACTCACACAGGCCAACTGCCTGTTATATCAAGCATTCTATGTGCTGAGACGCCCACCCTCAAATAATCGTCTCAGTTTTGTGCGTCGCCCCCGCCGGCATCTGCCTCACCAGCGCCAGCATCGCCCTGTTCGGCACCGTCCTCACCCGCTTGTTCGTCCTTGTCGGGCGCTCCATCAGGAGCAGGCGCCGCGGCATCATAATTCGGCGTAACGCCCTCGATGAGCCACTTCGGCACCGTGTCGACCGGGCGCACCAGATCGTAGACAACCCGCGCGCTCTCTCCGGAGTCGTTCGTGAGGAGGGCGACCACCCGTGCTTTCTTCTGGCCGCTATAATCGATCGACTGAATATCGACGTCGCCGGTGCGAAAGACCTCTTTTTGCTCGCGCACGAAACTTCGGAACGCATCGACATTATTCTGCTGCGTAAACCCGCTACTCATGTGTCGATAGGCGTTCTCGAAATTGCCACCGCGAAGCTGGCGGTGGAAATCGAGCACCTCGACGGCCGGAGGCTCGGAGCTGATGTCACGCGTCCGCGTCTCGAACTTGAGCTCGTCCACCAGAAACGTCTGCGCTTCGTCTTCTCCTCGGCTGATGATTTCGAGCATCGCCACCAGCTTCTCTGTGCCCGCCGGCGGCGCGAAATCCAAGGTCATCTTCCAGCGCGTCGGCTGGTCCATATCCTTTTTCTCGACCGACACGTTGCTCAACCGGCCGGGACCCGCGACCAGAAAGCGCTCGTACTGACTCAGAGTGCTCTGGAGGTCGTCGGCCGAGACCTCGGCCCGGAGCGCATCGGTCATTTTGGCGCGAGCCGCCTCGACCTCGCCCTGAGCCAAGTCATTGCCGAACTCGGTGCTGAACTTCCCAGCCTCGACCGACAGGCGAGCCTGATCGTACAGATCGCCGCAACACGACGCGGTCTTCCAAGTCCCCACGGCGAGCAGACCGCCAATGATGAGCACGATGACGCCGCAGCCAATACCGAGCCACTTGAGCCAACTCTTTCCAGACCCACCGCCGTCTTCCGCGACGAAATCGCTCGGGGGCTTGAACTCATTGAGTGCCATAACCGAATCCTCTACAGAGTGACGAAGTGGGCCACCGGGCCCTCTTTGACCTGAACCACATAGGGCATCGACGGCTCGTAAAGCTCGCCGTCGAGCACGTAGCCCCCGGTCCAATCGATGTGAATTCTCTCGAACGCCTCGGCGCCGGAGTCTGAGCGCAAAAAGCGCGGCAACGCGCGTGCCTTGGCCACCTCACGAATCAACTCGGCGCTCGAGTTCCCCATTCGAAAGCTGATATCCCGCTCTTCGAGCAAGTGCAGGCCGAGCCAGGAATGCTTCAAGCTGCTGGCGAGCAGAAAGCCGATCGAGTCGGCCCGCGGGCGACCGTCGACGGCCACGCGCGCCTTCACCGGCTCGAGTGCACTGGTGCTCTCCAAGAGCATCTCACGGGCGATGCGGCCGAGAGTGGAGCTCACCGCTCCCACCGTAGATGCCCCGGCACGATGGTAAGCTTCGAAGAGACGGTAGAAAAGCCCCGCTCCGAATGAAAACCCCAACTGGGCCGACGGCTGCGCCGACGAGGTGACCTTGAGCGTGGGAAGTAGGCGGCGGTTGAGGTTGCCGGCGAGCAACGCACTCTTGAGGCGCCGAAAAGTCTTGGGTTCCAATGCGGGCGCATCGAGCGCGTCGGCCACCCGGGTGAACTGGCCGGCGCGCATCACGAAGAGGCGCAGCGGCGTGGGGTGTGTGCGAAAATGGCGGCGGTGGGTGCTGAGCACATCGGCCACCAGCCGGTCGTCACCGACGACGGCGACCACATCGACCTCCTGGTCGAGCAGGCGCCCCAGCGAGGCCACCTTGGTCTCGTCCGGCGCCGCGGGTACGTAGACCCCATCGGCAAATACAGTCTGATCGAACCCTGCAATGGCAGAGTGTTCGGTGATGACTCCGACTTTCGGATCGCTACTGGGTCGCCCTGGCATCGAAGCTCCTTCGAGAAACGCGGTTCGACGCGAACAGACGTATCGCCAAAAAAGCCCTGAAGCAAGCCGCCACCTCGATCGCTGGCTACTTGCTGCAGGGCTCTTTGTGCAGGATTCGGTCTGGTGTTCAGTGCGCGAGCGAAGTGCCCACCAATTCGAGAAGCTCCTCTTCGGGTAAGTCGCTGGTCATCGTGTAGGTGATGCCGTCGTCTTGCAGCACCGCGACCTCGTACCCTTTGCTGTTGAGCACTGCGATGTCGCGACCGGAGACTTTGCGGATTTTGTCGCCGGGGACTTTAAAGTCGTCGCCGTGGAAGATCATGACGCTGAGACGGGCGCCATCGACATCGTACAAGGCGTAGGCAGCGCGGCGGTTATTGACGTGGGCGATGCGACCGCCGATGAGTCGAGCCTGGTTGGTGCTGAAGGTGGGGAGACGTACCGGGAAGTCGACCTTTCCGCGGAACCATCGGGCCACCTCGCGCGGCTGCGGGCCGGTGACCTCGATGGGGAAATCACCGCTATGCCACTCGATGGTGTTCTCGACCACCGGGATCTGCTCGCTGCTCGCCGGGGTGACGGTGGTGATTTGGGGCAAAAACCAGACCACCAGCGCGACGGTGGCTGCCAGCGGGGCGCCGACCATCGCAAAGCGCATCACCGGGCCTCGACGCTCGTCGCGTCGCACCTGGCGCTCGACCTCGTCGATCCCTTCGAAAATACGCTGGCGCAGAGCCTCGGGGGCCTTTTCCTGTCCCAGCACATCCTTGAACTGCTCTTTAAAGCGGATCTTCGAGTCTACTTCCGCCCGGCACCCGTCGCACTCACGCAGGTGCATCTCGATTTCTGCTCTCTCTCGGTCGCTGAACTCTCCGTCCACATAGGCGTCCGAAAAGAGCTGAAATTCTTGGCAATTCATCGCTGTCCTTCTCCAAAAGGTCTATCCGCGTGCGGCCCACCGGGCTCGCAGCAGACGGCTGCTCACCACCGAGGCTCAGCCCTGGGCGCGTCGGCGGCGATACTCCTCGAGATTCGTCGTATTCGAGTCGGCCTCTTCTTCTTTGTCGGCCGCGTCTTCCGTGACAGTGATGTAGCCTTCCCTGACGGCATACTCCTCGAGTTTCGCCTGGAGCATGCGACGCCCGCGGTACAGACGGCTCATGACCGTACCGATGGGACAATCCATAATCTCGGCGATCTCTTTATAGGCGAAGTCCTGCAGGTCGGCCAAAAGTACGACCATGCGGAAGTCGACTGGAATCGTCTCCAGCGCGTTCTTCACCTCGTCGCCAAACATCTTGAAGTACAAATTCTCTTCATCTTGATTGAAATCGTCGATGAAGGGATTGCGCTCGGGGGCCTCGGCGCGCTCCTGAAGGGGACGATAGTCGTCGTCGACCAAGTACTCCTTGCGCTTCTTCGACTTCCGATACCTGTTGATGAAGGTATTGGTCATGATCTTGAAGAGCCAGGCCTTGCAGTTGGTCCCGTTCTCGTACTTGTCGAAGTAGCGATACGCCTTGAGCATGGCCTCTTGGACGAGATCTTCTGCATCTTGCTCGTCCTTGGTCATGCGTAGAGCAGTGCCGTACAGCGCATCCAGGTGAGGAACCGCCTCGCGCTGAAATGCTTCGTCCTTCTCCGATCGCTTTTTTCCGAACATGTCGTCTCTCGGTTATTGCGCAGAATGACTGAGCTAGTCAGTTGCACCCATTTTGAGCAGTCACTGAGTACAACTTCAAAGGTCGGCCATTCTATTTCATGAACTTCCGATAAGGGGCGAGATTTTTTTGCGATCTCTCGCCCTGCTGTCACAACAGTTGTACGAAAACATGCACGAAAAGATTCAAATAAACGGGGATGTGCGCCTTGCAGAGTACGAAACGCTATTTGAACGGACAAGAAACAATTTGAGGGGCGTTCAATTCACCCTATTTGAGCAGCCAAGAAACAATTTGAGGGTCGTTCAATTCACCCAAATGGACGAACCGAGCGACCCTCAAATTGTTGTTTGTCCGCTCAAATAGACGCTACGCCCCTGCAAGGCACACGCCTCGGGTCAGATTAACCGAGCACGCCGTCGACCGACGCGTACTCCTTCTCCAAGCTCTCGGCCACGGCCGGGTGGGTGATGTGGCCGCCGTAGGTGTTCAGGCCCTTGGCGAGCACGTTGTCGGCCTTCATGGCCGCCTCGAGGCCGCCGTCGGCGATCGTCAGCCCGTAATTGAGCGTGGCGTTGTTCAGCGCGAACGTCGAGGTGCGCGGCACGGCGCCGGGCATGTTGGCCACGCAGTAGTGAACCACGTCATCGACCACGTAGGTCGGCTCGTCGTGGGTGGTCGGGTGGCACGTCTCGATGCAGCCGCCCTGGTCGACGGCGACGTCGACGACGACGCTTCCGCGCGGCATCTCCTTGAGGAGCTCGCGGGTGACCAAGTGGGGGGCTTTGGCGCCCGGAATGAGCACCGCGCCGATGACCAGGTCGGCGCGAGCCACCTGATCGGCGA
It encodes:
- a CDS encoding anti-sigma factor family protein, with the translated sequence MNCQEFQLFSDAYVDGEFSDRERAEIEMHLRECDGCRAEVDSKIRFKEQFKDVLGQEKAPEALRQRIFEGIDEVERQVRRDERRGPVMRFAMVGAPLAATVALVVWFLPQITTVTPASSEQIPVVENTIEWHSGDFPIEVTGPQPREVARWFRGKVDFPVRLPTFSTNQARLIGGRIAHVNNRRAAYALYDVDGARLSVMIFHGDDFKVPGDKIRKVSGRDIAVLNSKGYEVAVLQDDGITYTMTSDLPEEELLELVGTSLAH
- a CDS encoding sigma-70 family RNA polymerase sigma factor — its product is MFGKKRSEKDEAFQREAVPHLDALYGTALRMTKDEQDAEDLVQEAMLKAYRYFDKYENGTNCKAWLFKIMTNTFINRYRKSKKRKEYLVDDDYRPLQERAEAPERNPFIDDFNQDEENLYFKMFGDEVKNALETIPVDFRMVVLLADLQDFAYKEIAEIMDCPIGTVMSRLYRGRRMLQAKLEEYAVREGYITVTEDAADKEEEADSNTTNLEEYRRRRAQG